The Scomber scombrus chromosome 22, fScoSco1.1, whole genome shotgun sequence genome has a window encoding:
- the ascl1a gene encoding LOW QUALITY PROTEIN: achaete-scute homolog 1a (The sequence of the model RefSeq protein was modified relative to this genomic sequence to represent the inferred CDS: inserted 2 bases in 1 codon): protein MDLAASMEIXFSHQQLMPPACFFSSAAAQSIQLSPSSSSQSSEGSSKAGSKQPKRQRSSSPELLRCKRRLNFAGFGYTLPQQQPHAVARRNERERNRVKLVNNGFATLREHVPNGAANKKMSKVETLRSAVEYIRALQQLLDEHDAVSAAFQSGVLSPTMSQGYSAEMNSMTGSPVSSYSSDEGSYDPLSPEEQELLDFTNWF from the exons atgGACCTCGCAGCCAGCATGGAAAT ATTCAGCCACCAGCAGCTGATGCCTCCCGCTTGTTTCTTCTCCTCCGCAGCGGCTCAGAGCATCCAGTTGagtcccagcagcagcagccagagcAGCGAAGGCAGCAGCAAGGCTGGGTCCAAACAACCCAAGAGACAGCGCTCTTCCTCTCCGGAGCTGCTCAGGTGCAAACGGAGGCTGAATTTCGCGGGTTTTGGCTACACTCTGCCCCAGCAGCAGCCGCACGCAGTGGCCCGAAGAAACGAGAGAGAGCGTAACCGGGTCAAGCTGGTCAACAACGGCTTCGCCACCCTCCGGGAACACGTGCCCAACGGCGCCGCCAACAAGAAGATGAGCAAAGTGGAGACGTTGCGCTCAGCCGTGGAGTACATCCGAGCCCTGCAGCAGCTACTAGACGAGCACGACGCAGTGAGCGCGGCGTTTCAGTCCGGTGTCTTGTCGCCAACCATGTCGCAGGGTTACTCTGCTGAAATGAACTCCATGACAGGTTCACCGGTGTCCTCCTACTCCTCCGATGAGGGCTCCTACGACCCCCTCAGTCCAGAGGAGCAGGAACTACTAgacttcaccaactggttctga